CACCGTGCGCGAGGTCGCCAACCTCAGCGGCACGCTGCTGATGCGGCTGGGCAGTCACGCGCACAAGGACCCGCGCGCGCCGCAGAACCTGATTCCCACGGCGGCGCTGGAGCAGGCGATGGGCCGCAGCATGGGCAGCGCGGACCTCGTGACGCGGCGCATCCGGGCGCACATTGCGGGCCTGCAGGGGGTCGCGTGACGAACCTGAAGTTCGGCGGCCCGGACGTGGCGGGCGCGCAGGTGGGCATGGTGCTGGGCACGCAGGACGTGACGCCTGTGAGTTTCTGGTTCGCGGTGCTGCCCGGCGCGAGCGTGCAACTGGATGATCTGGTGGCGGTGCAGACGCGCAAACCGGACGGTTCGTTCGTCAATTTTTACGGGATCGTGGATCATGTGCGCACCCGTCATGAGGGCGTGACCTTCGACAGTGACGTGCAGGACGTCGCGGCGGGCCTGCTGCCGGCCAGCGTGAGTTACGCGGCGCGGGTGCTGGTGACGCGCGTGAACCCCGAGAATTTCATTCCGCCGCAGCCGGGCGACGGGGTGCGGCACGCGCGGGGCGACGACCTGCGCATGGCCCTGAGCGCCGACAAGATGGGCGAGAAGGCCTTCCCCGGCGGGCTGCTGGCCGACGGGCAGGTGCTGCCCATCAACTACCGCTTCGTGAACGGCGAGAACGGCGGGCACATCAACATCAGCGGGATCTCGGGCGTGGCGACCAAGACCAGTTACGCGCTGTTCCTGCTGCATTCCATCTTCCGCAGCGGCGTGATGGGCACGGGCGCGTCGGCGGGGCGGGCGCTGATCTTCAACGTGAAGGGCGAGGACCTGCTGTTCCTGGACAAGCGCAACCGCGAGGTCGAGTCCCGCGAGGCGCAGGCGCAGACGCAGAAGGGGCTGCCGGACCACCGGTACGCGCTGATGGGTCTGCCGGTCGAGGCGTTCCGGGACGTGCAGTTCCTCGCGCCGCCCCGGCCGGGCAGTGCGGGCGCGGCCATCGTGCCGCACGTCGAGCAGCGCGGCGAGGGGGTCACGCCGTTCCTGTACTCGCTGCGGGAGTTCTGCGCGCGGCGGATGCTGCCGTACGTGTTCGTGGACCGGGACGCCAGCGTGAACCTGGGCTTCGTGATCGGCAGTATCGAGGAGCGCCTGTACCGCATGGCGCAGCCCAGCGCGGGCGGCACGGCCGATACGCCGTACCTGACCGTGGACGACTGGCAGCCCGACACCGAGCAGGTACTGGACGAGGACGTGCGCTTCGACGAGATGGGCAGCGTGCGCATCAGCACCTTCGCGCAGCTGGTCGCGTACCTGGAATACAAACTGCTCGACGCGAACGACGGCGAGGGCGACCGCAAATGGGTCGGCAAGCAGTCCCCGGCCACCCTCCAGGCGTTCATCCGACGCCTGCGGGGCGTGCAGAAGCACCTGACGCCCCTGGTGCGCGGCGACGTGAGTGCCGAGCAGGCCGCCCGCTTCCGCCCGGACCCGCTGAAGCCCGGCGTGCAGACGACCGTGGTCGACATCCACACGCTGTCCGCCACCGCGCAGATGTTCATCGTGGGCGTGCTGCTGCGCGACCTGTTCGAGCACAAGGAACGCGTGGGGCGGCAGGACACGGTGTTCGTGGTTCTCGACGAGCTGAACAAGTACGCCCCCCGCGACGGCGACAGCCCCATCAAGGACGTGCTGCTGGACATCGCCGAGCGTGGCCGCTCGCTGGGCATCATCCTGATCGGCGCGCAGCAGACGGCCAGCGAGGTCGAGCGGCGCATCGTGTCGAACGCCGCGATCCGCGTGGTGGGCCGCCTGGATCTCGCGGAGGCCGAGCGGCCCGAGTACCGCTTCCTGCCGCAGAGCTTCCGCGCGCGCGCCGGGATCCTGCAACCCGGCACCATGCTGGTCAGCCAGCCGGACGTGCCCAACCCGGTGCTGGTCAACTACCCCTTCCCCGCCTGGGCCACCCGCCTGGACGAGGTGGACGACCTGCAGGGCAAGAAGGTCGAGGAAGTCGGCGAGGACTGGCTGTACTGAATGCTACGGACTCCGATTGAGTGGCTTGCAGAGCCGTTCAATCCGAGCGGAGCGAGAAGGAGAGAAACGGGTTCCGGGCGTGGAGTTGGCAGATCGGTGGTGTTCCGATCTGTCAACGAAACAGACGGAACCCGTATGGCATAGGAGAAGGCGGGCCGGGAGCATGATCTCCCGGCCCGCCTTCTCCACGCCCCGCGCGTTACAGCGACTGCACCAGGATCGGCTGTGTAGTGGGCTGCCGGCTGCCGCCGCGCGGTTCCACGCTGACCGCGATGGTCTGCCCCTCGTTCAGAGTGGGAATCAGGATGCCCTGCCCGTCGAACACGCCGGCCGATACTGGCGTCTCGTTCTCGATGCGCCACAGCTGGTACACGCGCTCGCTGGGGGCGGCGGCGGTCAGGTGCAGGTACGCGCGGCCGTCCGGCAGGCGGATCAGCTGACCCAGCGGCTGCCCGGCCGTGGCGAGTTCCTGCGTGACCGCGCCGGGCGCTCCGGCGAACTCGCTGAGCAGGTCGGTGGGCGCGGCGGGCCGCAGGAACAGCACGCCCAGCGCGACGGCCGCCACGAGTCCCAGCAGGCCCCCGCGCCAGTTCAATCGGGCGGGTCGGGCGGCCGGGGCGGCGCGGCCGGTGGGGAACAGCGGCTGACTGACCGGCGCGGCGGAGGCTGGCGCGGCGGGTGCTGGCGTGGCGGGCGCTGGTGTGGCTGGGGTCGACTGGACTGGGGCGGCAGGCCGCTCGGCGTGCAGGCGGGCCAGGAGTCGCTCCTCGGCCCCGGCGGGCACCTCGGCGGGAGGCAGGTCGTCCGGCAGGTGGTGCAGGGCCTCCAGGTCGGCGCGGTACTCGGCCATCAGGGCCGGGTCGGCGTCCAGCGCGGCCTGCACACGCGCCTCCTCCTCGGGAGTCAACAGGCCCAGCGCCAGGGCCAGAAGGTCGTCTCGGTTGATGGTCACGTGTCATTCACCTGCCTTGGGTGGCGTGAGAGGGCGGTCGGGCAGCGGGATGGAGCGGGATGGGAGGCTCAAGCGGGGCCGCCGGTACTCAGGTGGGCGCGCATCCGGTCGAGCGCGGCGCGCAGTCGAGACTTTACCGTACCGACGGGCAGGCCGGTGATGACGGCCAGTTCACTGTGCGAGTAGCCCCGGTAGTACGCGAGTTCCACCAGTTCCCGGTGCGTGCCCTCGAGGCCCTGCACGGCGCGTTCGGCCATGATGCGGTCGGCGGGGTCGGCGGCGGCGGTTGGGGCGTCCCAGTCCTCGATCTCGAGGCTGGTGTCGGGACGGTCGCGCAGTTCCTGCAGGAAGCGGTGGTGGGCGATGCTGACCAGCCAGGTCTTCGCGGCGGCCCGGCGTGCGTCGAAGCGTCCGGCGTGACGCCAGGCGTTCATGAACGCGTCCTGCACGCAGCTTTCCACATCGTCGGTCTGGCGGAGCATCCGGTGACCGAGGGAGTACAGGAGTCGCGCGTAGCGGCGGTGCAATTCCTGAAGCGCGTCCTCGCGGCCCTGGGCCATCGCCTGGATGAGTGCCTCGTCGGGCAGGTCGGGATGAAGGGAAGGCAGGCTCATGGGGTACTGGTCAGCCTATCAGGCCCGCCGGGGAGGGTTTGGTCGTGCATCCACCAGTTGGGCGATCAGTCGGGCACCTGCGGCAGGAACCGGAAGCCGTATCAGGCCTGGGGCGTGACGCTGCTGACCGGCACGGCCGTCACGGCCTGGGCGCTGATGGGGGTGGCGCTGACGGCGGCGGCTGTGACCGGCACGGGCTGCGCGGCGGGCGTGACAGCGGGGGTGGGCGCGTCGATGTTCATGCTGTCCTTCAGACCCTGGGTGCTCTTGCGGAATTCGCGCAGGCCGTTGCCCAGGCTCTTGCCGAGTTCCGGGAGTTTGCGGGGGCCGAACACGACCAGGGCGACGAGCAGGATCACGAGCAGTTCAGGGGCTCCGATGTTGGGCATGGTGTTCTCCTTGTGGTGGGAAGGCGGGGCCGGAAGGACGTGGGGGACGGGGGCCGCAGACGGCGACCTCCTCATCCCCCCGGATGATGCAGGATTGGTGTCCGGTGTCAGCTCTTGATCAGCGGCTTAACGATGGCGAGCACCTCGTCCATGCTCAGCGGTGCCCAGAAGTCGGTGGGGGTGGGTGAGAAGTCCCCGTCGAAGTCCGCGACGTTGGTGCTGGTGGGCTTCGCGTCGCTCTGCGGGGCGCGGCTGGTCTGGCGGGTGGGTTTCTTGTTCAGGTTCAGCTGGGTACGCAGTTCCTGGATGCCGCTGGCATGGTTGGCCTCGACGGCCAGGATGCTGGCGGCGGCGGTCAGCACGTCGCCGTTCATGATCTTGTCCGCCTGACCCAGGTAGGCGCGCACGCCGATGGGTTCGAAGGTGTTCGCCAGTGCCAGGAACAGTTCGTCGTTCACGGTCTTGGCCGTGCCGTCACTGTTGGTCAGCAGGGGGCTGAAATCGATGTTGGGTTTGGCGACGGGCGTGCCGCCCAGTTTCCGGATGGTGTCCTGAAGGGCCTTCACGTGAATGTTCTCGTGCTCGGCCAGTTCGCGGGCGTACTCGCGCACGCGGGCGTTCACCAGTCGGCTGGCGTAGGCACCGCTGCCGGTGAAGGCGTTGTAGAACTCGGCTTCCAGGTACTCAAGGGTCAGCGCGTAGTTCAGGATCACGAGGTCCTGCGCGGCGCTCTTGGTGCTGACGCTGGTCGCAGCCAGCGCGGGCAGGCTCAGGCCCCCCAGGGTCATGGCCCCGGCGCTGACGCCGGCGAATTTCAGGAAGGAACGGCGGTTGGGTGTGGTCATGGTGTGGTCTCCTTTCCGTGCAGTGCCGCTCACTTGATGACGGGTTTGACGATCGCCAGGACTTCTGCCATCGTCAGGGGCTTCCAGAACGCGGTGGGCGTCGGGGAGTAGTTCGCGTCGAAGTCGGCGGCGGCGGTGCTGGTGGGCTTCGCGGCGCTCTGGGGGGCAATGTCCGTCTGGCGGGTGGGCGCAGTGTTGTGTCCCAGTTTGACGCGCAGTTCCTGCACGGCGGAGACGTGGTTGGCTTCCACCGCGTGAATGGCGGCGGCGGCAGCGATCAGCTGGGGGTTGCTCAGGCGGGCCACCTGACCCAGGTAGGCGCGCACGCCGACGGGTTC
The DNA window shown above is from Deinococcus sp. LM3 and carries:
- a CDS encoding anti-sigma factor; this translates as MTINRDDLLALALGLLTPEEEARVQAALDADPALMAEYRADLEALHHLPDDLPPAEVPAGAEERLLARLHAERPAAPVQSTPATPAPATPAPAAPASAAPVSQPLFPTGRAAPAARPARLNWRGGLLGLVAAVALGVLFLRPAAPTDLLSEFAGAPGAVTQELATAGQPLGQLIRLPDGRAYLHLTAAAPSERVYQLWRIENETPVSAGVFDGQGILIPTLNEGQTIAVSVEPRGGSRQPTTQPILVQSL
- a CDS encoding ferritin-like domain-containing protein is translated as MTTPNRRSFLKFAGVSAGAMTLGGLSLPALAATSVSTKSAAQDLVILNYALTLEYLEAEFYNAFTGSGAYASRLVNARVREYARELAEHENIHVKALQDTIRKLGGTPVAKPNIDFSPLLTNSDGTAKTVNDELFLALANTFEPIGVRAYLGQADKIMNGDVLTAAASILAVEANHASGIQELRTQLNLNKKPTRQTSRAPQSDAKPTSTNVADFDGDFSPTPTDFWAPLSMDEVLAIVKPLIKS
- a CDS encoding sigma-70 family RNA polymerase sigma factor — encoded protein: MSLPSLHPDLPDEALIQAMAQGREDALQELHRRYARLLYSLGHRMLRQTDDVESCVQDAFMNAWRHAGRFDARRAAAKTWLVSIAHHRFLQELRDRPDTSLEIEDWDAPTAAADPADRIMAERAVQGLEGTHRELVELAYYRGYSHSELAVITGLPVGTVKSRLRAALDRMRAHLSTGGPA
- a CDS encoding ATP-binding protein; this encodes MVLGTQDVTPVSFWFAVLPGASVQLDDLVAVQTRKPDGSFVNFYGIVDHVRTRHEGVTFDSDVQDVAAGLLPASVSYAARVLVTRVNPENFIPPQPGDGVRHARGDDLRMALSADKMGEKAFPGGLLADGQVLPINYRFVNGENGGHINISGISGVATKTSYALFLLHSIFRSGVMGTGASAGRALIFNVKGEDLLFLDKRNREVESREAQAQTQKGLPDHRYALMGLPVEAFRDVQFLAPPRPGSAGAAIVPHVEQRGEGVTPFLYSLREFCARRMLPYVFVDRDASVNLGFVIGSIEERLYRMAQPSAGGTADTPYLTVDDWQPDTEQVLDEDVRFDEMGSVRISTFAQLVAYLEYKLLDANDGEGDRKWVGKQSPATLQAFIRRLRGVQKHLTPLVRGDVSAEQAARFRPDPLKPGVQTTVVDIHTLSATAQMFIVGVLLRDLFEHKERVGRQDTVFVVLDELNKYAPRDGDSPIKDVLLDIAERGRSLGIILIGAQQTASEVERRIVSNAAIRVVGRLDLAEAERPEYRFLPQSFRARAGILQPGTMLVSQPDVPNPVLVNYPFPAWATRLDEVDDLQGKKVEEVGEDWLY
- the tatA gene encoding twin-arginine translocase TatA/TatE family subunit, with the protein product MPNIGAPELLVILLVALVVFGPRKLPELGKSLGNGLREFRKSTQGLKDSMNIDAPTPAVTPAAQPVPVTAAAVSATPISAQAVTAVPVSSVTPQA